A region from the Drosophila ananassae strain 14024-0371.13 chromosome 2L, ASM1763931v2, whole genome shotgun sequence genome encodes:
- the LOC6500870 gene encoding prion-like-(Q/N-rich) domain-bearing protein 25 isoform X1 produces MASCLSAVFACSSEKFTLPPEMSTFHIFLTLSVLCVALLNPQGDGGALAVFWPCESEADCTADGSSCDLANGQCGCSTFDSVLAENFTQCLATSLIGERCDDSVQCNLMPTGASCKAGVCDCADGQTYLRGKCRPLNGLGESCDTDLDCYFGYDRASVSCQENVCGCANGYYNRYGNICRRKSMEENDACVVNEDCDALDATAECVGLVCTYVDEIPTTSEVPPTNTETTGGDDDSTTAEAITETTDQPAETVTTIFGRRQLTKAFVHAPPPTHSDAAAQVSFAPLSPLINGDTEPLISPRSHEIAVQTSIEKYELKELGRSVRNVATTTMGGGGAHTATASTSTSSRRNSSRNRSITHSRRSRLPALFRFDDEDIKTYSTLGSSRDDDDADDKKYGSSCTDNGKTCTGLPHSICSNKICLCRQGYYARNGKCFAELGEIAESTDECEYEFDDLTKTCNCQKNYFYERDLRNCRKPIQYHLSCTSNSQCSPFGASYCHPEIPRRCTCEEYALYDAIKQLCEYKQGLGAECESNDGCPVDNSVCSNRLCVCADNFFEKDEACVRGIGAECSEDDECIAENTSCVNKSTDEEQGRTCQCRKGYVHFKDQCLKEAEELEDECVDDEQCKPLLASCNSEGKCACTEEQHEKNGLCEVKRELGESCTKATECFIEKDPENVECRNSVCQCKFGYTTSSDQKQCIRVISNKKNSSGRPSALKIITFVLIGSAFLITSAAIKQAYY; encoded by the exons ATGGCCAGTTGCCTTTCGGCCGTATTTGCTTGTAGTTCGGAAAAGTTCACTCTACCACCGGAAATGTCAACCTTCCACATTTTTCTGACCCTCAGTGTCCTGTGTGTCGCGCTCCTTAATCCTCAAG GCGACGGCGGCGCGTTGGCTGTTTTTTGGCCATGTGAAAGCGAGGCAGACTGCACAGCTGACGGCTCGAGCTGCGACTTGGCCAACGGGCAGTGCGGGTGCTCCACATTCGACTCAGTGCTCGCGGAGAACTTCACGCAATGCCTGGCGACGTCGCTCATTGGTGAACGGTGCGACGATAGCGTCCAGTGCAATCTTATGCCAACGGGAGCCAGTTGTAAAGCCGGGGTCTGCGATTGCGCCGATGGCCAAACCTATCTGCGCGGCAAGTGTCGCCCATTGAACGGACTCGGCGAGTCTTGCGATACG GACTTGGACTGCTACTTTGGCTACGATCGTGCATCTGTGAGCTGTCAGGAAAACGTATGTGGCTGTGCCAATGGCTATTACAACAGATATGGAAACATCTGTCGTCGCAAATCAATGG AAGAAAACGATGCCTGCGTCGTTAATGAGGATTGTGATGCACTGGACGCCACAGCAGAGTGCGTGGGTCTAGTATGCACCTATGTCGATGAGATTCCTACCACATCCGAGGTCCCGCCCACCAACACAGAGACAACAGGCGGGGATGATGACTCCACCACGGCGGAGGCGATCACCGAGACGACCGATCAACCGGCTGAAACGGTTACCACGATCTTTGGCCGCAGGCAGCTAACCAAGGCCTTCGTGCACGCCCCCCCGCCCACTCATAGCGATGCCGCCGCCCAGGTGTCCTTTGCCCCCCTCTCGCCGCTCATCAACGGCGACACCGAGCCCCTCATCTCACCGCGCTCCCACGAGATCGCCGTTCAGACGAGCATAGAGAAGTACGAACTTAAGGAACTGGGGCGCAGTGTGAGGAACGTTGCCACCACCACAATGGGAGGAGGGGGCGCTCACACAGCCACCGCCTCAACCAGCACCAGCAGTCGACGCAACTCCAGCCGAAATCGCAGCATCACCCATAGCCGTAGAAGCCGCCTGCCCGCCCTCTTCCGCTTCGATGACGAGGACATCAAGACCTACTCCACCCTGGGATCCAGTCGCGACGACGATGACGCCGATGACAAAAAGT ATGGCAGCAGCTGTACGGATAATGGCAAGACCTGCACGGGATTGCCCCATTCTATTTGCTCCAATAAGATTTGCCTGTGCCGGCAGGGCTACTATGCACGCAACGGAAAGTGCTTTGCAG AACTGGGGGAAATTGCCGAGAGCACGGATGAGTGCGAGTACGAGTTTGATGACCTGACGAAGACCTGTAATTGCCAAAAGAATTATTTCTACGAGCGGGATCTGCGAAACTGCAGAAAAC CCATCCAGTATCATTTGTCCTGCACATCGAAtagccagtgcagtccgtttgGAGCCTCTTATTGCCATCCGGAGATTCCCAGGCGGTGTACTTGTGAGGAGTATGCTCTGTACGATGCCATCAAGCAGCTATGTGAATATAAGCAGGGTCTGGGCGCCGAGTGCGAGTCCAACGACGGCTGTCCAGTGGATAACTCTGTTTGCTCCAATCGCCTGTGTGTCTGCGCGGATAATTTCTTCGAAAAGGACGAAGCCTGCGTAAGAGGCATCGGGGCCGAGTGTTCGGAGGATGATGAGTGCATCGCCGAGAACACATCCTGTGTCAACAAGAGCACTGATGAGGAGCAAGGACGCACATGCCAGTGTCGTAAGGGCTATGTGCACTTCAAGGATCAGTGCCTGAAGGAAG CTGAGGAACTGGAAGACGAGTGCGTCGACGATGAGCAGTGCAAGCCACTGCTGGCCAGTTGCAACTCGGAGGGAAAGTGCGCCTGCACCGAAGAACAGCACGAAAAGAACGGCCTGTGTGAGGTAAAACGAG AGCTTGGTGAATCCTGCACAAAGGCCACAGAGTGCTTCATCGAGAAGGATCCCGAAAACGTGGAGTGCCGCAACTCCGTGTGTCAGTGCAAATTCGGATATACAACGAGCTCTGATCAGAAGCAGTGTATTAGGGTTATCTCCAATAAGAAAA ATTCTTCCGGCAGACCCAGTGCTttaaaaatcatcactttCGTGCTGATTGGCTCCGCTTTCCTGATCACTAGTGCGGCCATTAAGCAGGCCTACTATTAA
- the LOC6499716 gene encoding polyadenylate-binding protein-interacting protein 2 — MLLKVPSVDWTDQIIYVVDDDESLSDIDDEPDFSEYMWMENEEEFDKNELQRLEEEEMMQECFEAMIEDELEEQINEWEKAKTEEQNTALSALPKSQCNVEKSILNPMADEFVPRSHIMDFPAS; from the exons ATGTTGTTAAAAGTGCCATCTGTGGACTGGACGGATCAAATTATTTACGTGGTGGACGATGACGAGTCGCTGTCAGACATCGACGATGAGCCAGATTTCTCCGAATACATGTGGATGGAGAACGAGGAAGAGTTTGACAAGAAC GAACTGCAACGCCTTGAGGAGGAAGAAATGATGCAAGAGTGCTTCGAAGCCATGATCGAAGACGAGCTGGAAGAGCAGATTAACGAGTGGGAAAAGGCCAA GACGGAAGAGCAGAACACGGCGCTTTCCGCACTGCCAAAGAGCCAGTGTAACGTGGAAAAGTCTATTCTGAACCCCATGGCCGATGAGTTTGTTCCCCGTAGTCACATAATGGATTTTCCTGCATCATAA
- the LOC6500870 gene encoding prion-like-(Q/N-rich) domain-bearing protein 25 isoform X2: MPTGASCKAGVCDCADGQTYLRGKCRPLNGLGESCDTDLDCYFGYDRASVSCQENVCGCANGYYNRYGNICRRKSMEENDACVVNEDCDALDATAECVGLVCTYVDEIPTTSEVPPTNTETTGGDDDSTTAEAITETTDQPAETVTTIFGRRQLTKAFVHAPPPTHSDAAAQVSFAPLSPLINGDTEPLISPRSHEIAVQTSIEKYELKELGRSVRNVATTTMGGGGAHTATASTSTSSRRNSSRNRSITHSRRSRLPALFRFDDEDIKTYSTLGSSRDDDDADDKKYGSSCTDNGKTCTGLPHSICSNKICLCRQGYYARNGKCFAELGEIAESTDECEYEFDDLTKTCNCQKNYFYERDLRNCRKPIQYHLSCTSNSQCSPFGASYCHPEIPRRCTCEEYALYDAIKQLCEYKQGLGAECESNDGCPVDNSVCSNRLCVCADNFFEKDEACVRGIGAECSEDDECIAENTSCVNKSTDEEQGRTCQCRKGYVHFKDQCLKEAEELEDECVDDEQCKPLLASCNSEGKCACTEEQHEKNGLCEVKRELGESCTKATECFIEKDPENVECRNSVCQCKFGYTTSSDQKQCIRVISNKKNSSGRPSALKIITFVLIGSAFLITSAAIKQAYY, encoded by the exons ATGCCAACGGGAGCCAGTTGTAAAGCCGGGGTCTGCGATTGCGCCGATGGCCAAACCTATCTGCGCGGCAAGTGTCGCCCATTGAACGGACTCGGCGAGTCTTGCGATACG GACTTGGACTGCTACTTTGGCTACGATCGTGCATCTGTGAGCTGTCAGGAAAACGTATGTGGCTGTGCCAATGGCTATTACAACAGATATGGAAACATCTGTCGTCGCAAATCAATGG AAGAAAACGATGCCTGCGTCGTTAATGAGGATTGTGATGCACTGGACGCCACAGCAGAGTGCGTGGGTCTAGTATGCACCTATGTCGATGAGATTCCTACCACATCCGAGGTCCCGCCCACCAACACAGAGACAACAGGCGGGGATGATGACTCCACCACGGCGGAGGCGATCACCGAGACGACCGATCAACCGGCTGAAACGGTTACCACGATCTTTGGCCGCAGGCAGCTAACCAAGGCCTTCGTGCACGCCCCCCCGCCCACTCATAGCGATGCCGCCGCCCAGGTGTCCTTTGCCCCCCTCTCGCCGCTCATCAACGGCGACACCGAGCCCCTCATCTCACCGCGCTCCCACGAGATCGCCGTTCAGACGAGCATAGAGAAGTACGAACTTAAGGAACTGGGGCGCAGTGTGAGGAACGTTGCCACCACCACAATGGGAGGAGGGGGCGCTCACACAGCCACCGCCTCAACCAGCACCAGCAGTCGACGCAACTCCAGCCGAAATCGCAGCATCACCCATAGCCGTAGAAGCCGCCTGCCCGCCCTCTTCCGCTTCGATGACGAGGACATCAAGACCTACTCCACCCTGGGATCCAGTCGCGACGACGATGACGCCGATGACAAAAAGT ATGGCAGCAGCTGTACGGATAATGGCAAGACCTGCACGGGATTGCCCCATTCTATTTGCTCCAATAAGATTTGCCTGTGCCGGCAGGGCTACTATGCACGCAACGGAAAGTGCTTTGCAG AACTGGGGGAAATTGCCGAGAGCACGGATGAGTGCGAGTACGAGTTTGATGACCTGACGAAGACCTGTAATTGCCAAAAGAATTATTTCTACGAGCGGGATCTGCGAAACTGCAGAAAAC CCATCCAGTATCATTTGTCCTGCACATCGAAtagccagtgcagtccgtttgGAGCCTCTTATTGCCATCCGGAGATTCCCAGGCGGTGTACTTGTGAGGAGTATGCTCTGTACGATGCCATCAAGCAGCTATGTGAATATAAGCAGGGTCTGGGCGCCGAGTGCGAGTCCAACGACGGCTGTCCAGTGGATAACTCTGTTTGCTCCAATCGCCTGTGTGTCTGCGCGGATAATTTCTTCGAAAAGGACGAAGCCTGCGTAAGAGGCATCGGGGCCGAGTGTTCGGAGGATGATGAGTGCATCGCCGAGAACACATCCTGTGTCAACAAGAGCACTGATGAGGAGCAAGGACGCACATGCCAGTGTCGTAAGGGCTATGTGCACTTCAAGGATCAGTGCCTGAAGGAAG CTGAGGAACTGGAAGACGAGTGCGTCGACGATGAGCAGTGCAAGCCACTGCTGGCCAGTTGCAACTCGGAGGGAAAGTGCGCCTGCACCGAAGAACAGCACGAAAAGAACGGCCTGTGTGAGGTAAAACGAG AGCTTGGTGAATCCTGCACAAAGGCCACAGAGTGCTTCATCGAGAAGGATCCCGAAAACGTGGAGTGCCGCAACTCCGTGTGTCAGTGCAAATTCGGATATACAACGAGCTCTGATCAGAAGCAGTGTATTAGGGTTATCTCCAATAAGAAAA ATTCTTCCGGCAGACCCAGTGCTttaaaaatcatcactttCGTGCTGATTGGCTCCGCTTTCCTGATCACTAGTGCGGCCATTAAGCAGGCCTACTATTAA
- the LOC6499717 gene encoding mucin-17 — MAAAAAAPATSNGNTPALGTAPAAAAPAGGSGGVGGGSGAQFREIHKNTWLKRLTADGKRLTVGPKKSECSWVVFCVHDDTEALLEGYAEPRQAAGHLPEWAVSLRETLHISHALIPNSHEFEFVVTLSNEVLRFHAVSWEIMQEWVETLRSKLREMKILSPRENLYTKLPEVRAPLLPTRDPTSPLPPPPPVPAALVPGVERVVAPSQHPVQQPLPEQPSSPTPVANPLPVHTASTPALASTAPTSAPPPAPAAMSNTLTQHLLNMLSDPISTYSEQISEELEPSGAELDATIEGAAASDPQLTNDADLNLSDDEFLSPLLRKACVLTENGVRLDVVAATAQRVSADQILNLEHMLQCERLIPRPQTSRSMSAGAADKSKRPPRKPLPAQSTSQAASTAPAKSEEPQDNVTIIQVSNTSTVSQDQDQPPELPPKNTATAEVFRFPEVKSKVNGKQHLPQAHQEYKSNVQIIPSNVQSSSSTSTIQVGSSNSYTTPIKQSASNGSSSSTPANSSGTTKVKVLNEGEATTVAVYGTCYPSPSSSNSASNPIKPQTPKLSKKIILSANTSGITNISINSEQSSDAIISGNVHYEKVFLSSSIPISSSASPTRSTQPVSNGSPVLARRRLASPQTQVQPVPQNAPRRTPQLTRGLTELVISSRPSRRDFHYLKLLNSPLKTKTSQKSSSATNNNIEQQPASSSNSSQVTAVQRVTTSESQEQRRRSSSTSDAQAPLQRAPRESGNQRNANNNEFTPSRSNAFRMQPPPQGAPPSSSTPSSTNPAQQSPNKRLTLREQQVMQLRREIMHPGGVRLNLRRKDCVGSIAWLDAFGGVWIGGWKQKEHPVLYNALHIGDQLLTIAGVNISSAAEANKIIRNTNTLFVEVLLRRIPFGRAYAIRRDREGQCLGLIRDGNTATIVDVVPNSLAARHGLPPKTQSCDGNSLTFWMLTEINGRPLNLFFKDLEIRDRLNSVGRDISILVQPSDLITKLKKQLKSLRGYKDYLVQ, encoded by the exons ATGGCTGCGGCGGCAGCTGCACCTGCAACATCCAATGGGAATACACCTGCACTGGGGACAgcccccgctgctgctgctcctgcaggAGGGAGCGGTGGAGTGGGTGGTGGATCAGGTGCACAGTTCCGGGAAATTCACAAGAACACATGGCTCAAACGGCTGACGGCGGATGGCAAACGATTGACTGTGGGGCCCAAG AAATCTGAGTGCAGCTGGGTGGTGTTCTGTGTTCACGATGATACTGAAGCTTTACTTGAGGGTTACGCGGAGCCGAGGCAGGCGGCAGGACACTTGCCCGAGTGGGCCGTGTCCTTGCGGGAAACTCTACACATTTCGCACGCCCTCATTCCCAATTCTCACGAGTTCGAGTTTGTGGTAACGCTCAGCAACGAGGTGCTCCGCTTCCACGCCGTTTCATG GGAGATTATGCAAGAATGGGTGGAAACATTGCGATCGAAACTGAGAGAAATGAAGATTCTTTCGCCGCGTGAAAATCTCTACACGAAGCTACCTGAAGTACGCGCCCCGTTGCTACCCACAAGGGATCCCACATCACCGCtaccgccaccaccacccgtCCCAGCAGCTCTGGTCCCGGGAGTTGAGCGTGTGGTGGCGCCCAGTCAACATCCAGTGCAACAGCCCCTTCCGGAACAGCCATCCAGTCCTACTCCCGTGGCTAATCCACTTCCAGTACATACAGCTTCAACTCCAGCTCTGGCTTCCACAGCTCCAACGTcggctcctcctccagctcctgctGCCATGTCCAATACTCTCACCCAACACTTGCTTAACATGCTCTCCGATCCCATTAGTACCTACAGCGAACAGATCAGCGAAGAATTGGAACCTTCCGGTGCAGAACTAGATGCAACAATAGAAGGAGCAGCAGCTTCAGACCCTCAACTCACAAACGATGCTGATTTGAATCTGTCCGATGACGAATTTCTTTCGCCGCTTCTGCGAAAAGCCTGTGTGCTCACTGAGAACGGAGTCCGCCTCGATGTTGTGGCGGCCACAGCTCAGCGTGTTTCTGCTG ATCAAATTCTCAATCTGGAGCACATGTTGCAATGTGAACGTCTGATACCCAG ACCGCAAACATCCAGGTCGATGTCCGCAGGTGCAGCAGACAAGTCTAAGAGGCCGCCACGCAAGCCCCTTCCAGCTCAATCAACATCTCAGGCCGCCAGTACCGCTCCAGCCAAAAGTGAGGAGCCTCAAGACAATGTTACAATCATCCAGGTGTCCAACACCAGCACCGTCAgccaggatcaggatcagccGCCAGAACTGCCGCCTAAGAATACCGCCACAGCTGAGGTGTTTCGCTTCCCGGAAGTAAAGTCCAAAGTGAATGGCAAACAGCATTTACCCCAGGCCCATCAGGAGTATAAAAGCAATGTACAAATCATTCCGTCCAATGTCCAGTCCAGCAGCAGTACCAGTACCATTCAAGTGGGCAGTAGTAATTCCTACACCACGCCGATTAAGCAAAGTGCTTCCAATGGCTCGAGTTCGAGCACGCCGGCCAACTCTTCGGGCACTACCAAGGTTAAGGTCTTAAATGAGGGCGAAGCCACTACTGTGGCCGTGTATGGAACATGTTATCCATCGCCCTCATCCTCAAATTCAGCTTCCAATCCCATCAAGCCGCAGACCCCAAAGCTGAGCAAGAAAATCATACTTAGTGCGAATACCTCGGGCATAACGAACATAAGCATCAACAGTGAGCAGAGCAGTGACGCCATAATCAGTGGCAATGTCCACTACGAAAAGGTGTTCTTGTCGTCCAGCATTCCCATAAGCAGCAGTGCTAGCCCTACGAGAAGTACCCAGCCCGTTTCCAATGGAAGTCCAGTTCTGGCACGTCGCAGACTGGCTTCGCCGCAAACACAAGTCCAGCCAGTGCCCCAGAATGCTCCTCGAAGGACACCCCAGTTGACGCGGGGTCTAACGGAGCTGGTGATCAGCTCCCGACCTAGTCGCAGGGATTTCCACTATCTGAAACTACTCAACTCGCCTTTAAAAACCAAGACATCCCAGAAATCCAGCAGcgcaacaaacaacaacattgaacagcagccggccagctcgTCTAACTCGTCCCAAGTGACGGCCGTTCAAAGGGTCACAACCAGTGAGAGCCAGGAGCAGCGCCGGCGCAGCTCATCCACCTCAGATGCACAAGCACCCCTTCAGCGAGCTCCCCGTGAATCGGGAAATCAAAGAAACGCCAACAATAACGAGTTCACCCCGTCGCGGAGCAACGCCTTTAGGATGCAGCCACCGCCACAGGGAGCTCCTCCTAGCAGCAGCACCCCATCATCGACCAATCCCGCTCAGCAGTCACCCAACAAGCGTTTAACCCTGAGGGAGCAGCAAGTCATGCAACTGCGTCGGGAGATTATGCATCCTGGGGGAGTGCGATTGAACTTACGGCGCAAGGATTGCGTGGGTTCTATCGCCTGGTTGGATGCCTTCGGAGGCGTTTG GATTGGAGGCTGGAAGCAGAAGGAGCATCCTGTGCTCTACAATGCCCTCCACATTGGCGATCAGCTACTGACCATTGCAGGCGTGAACATAAGCAGTGCTGCGGAGGCCAATAAGATAATCAGAAATACGAATACGTTATTT GTCGAGGTTCTGCTACGTCGCATTCCCTTTGGCCGTGCCTATGCTATAAGACGTGACCGCGAAGGGCAATGCCTGGGACTGATTCGCGATGGGAATACGGCAACCATTGTGGACGTGGTGCCCAACAGCTTGGCCGCGCGCCACGGGCTTCCTCCCAAG ACACAGTCATGCGATGGGAACTCGCTCACCTTTTGGATGCTCACCGAAATCAATGGGCGTCCATTGAATCTGTTTTTCAAAGATCTGGAGATACGCGATCGCCTTAATTCCGTTGGCCGAGATATATCCATTCTAGTGCAGCCATCTGATCTGATCACCAAGCTGAAAAAGCAGCTGAAGTCGCTGCGCGGCTACAAGGATTATTTGGTGCAGtga
- the LOC6500869 gene encoding uncharacterized protein LOC6500869 translates to MSNSELIEGALDELFVKEVASVVKLVGTLPEKYKIMPTCTLWLNIFQLATHKERFARNYMLVLLHKQLNSRRTLGYPFTDSSCAQKDLCTLQEKMRQLDIRGELTDGDEEVKTFEDKSICFSSGENLEFENRKLMDINVDLANDLQSLKKQYADLEELREENGKAFQIQNEQLKLLEKETRSMKRIFSISAITALKQMCCSHLTTKESFFGTLLKSVCEKESDIAKVNQMESQFRSLLIGHSNYYQKKQQDMLIEKTSDKYDKLRDKVSKRYKKVISMKLDAQEHELTLSAMRYLTILRKLFLSTFPGKATTKKEVSKFLQRSHDELAEML, encoded by the coding sequence ATGTCCAACAGTGAACTAATCGAAGGCGCGTTGGACGAGTTGTTCGTTAAGGAAGTGGCCAGTGTGGTGAAACTGGTCGGCACGCTGCCGGAAAAGTACAAAATCATGCCCACCTGCACCCTCTGGCTTAACATTTTCCAACTGGCGACGCACAAAGAGCGCTTTGCCCGGAACTACATGCTGGTCCTCCTGCACAAGCAGCTGAATAGCCGAAGAACCTTGGGCTATCCCTTTACGGATTCCAGCTGCGCCCAAAAGGACCTGTGCACTCTGCAGGAGAAGATGCGACAGTTAGATATCAGAGGGGAGCTCACGGATGGCGACGAGGAAGTTAAAACGTTTGAGGACAAGTCCATTTGCTTTAGCTCTGGCGAGAACTTGGAGTTTGAGAACAGAAAGTTAATGGACATCAATGTGGATTTGGCCAACGACCTACAGAGCCTCAAGAAACAGTATGCAGATTTGGAAGAGTTGCGCGAGGAGAACGGAAAGGCTTTTCAAATACAAAATGAGCAGTTGAAACTCCTTGAAAAGGAAACGCGCTCCATGAAACGAATCTTCAGTATCTCTGCAATCACCGCCCTCAAACAGATGTGCTGCTCCCACCTAACCACAAAGGAATCCTTCTTCGGCACCCTGTTGAAATCCGTCTGCGAGAAAGAATCTGATATTGCGAAGGTGAATCAGATGGAAAGTCAATTCAGAAGCTTGCTTATCGGCCATTCGAACTATTATCAGAAGAAACAACAGGATATGTTAATAGAGAAGACTAGCGATAAATATGACAAGTTGCGCGATAAGGTTAGCAAGAGGTACAAGAAAGTTATCTCCATGAAACTAGATGCCCAGGAGCACGAGCTAACCTTAAGCGCCATGCGCTATCTGACCATCTTGCGCAAATTATTCCTAAGTACTTTCCCCGGAAAAGCAACAACCAAAAAGGAAGTGTCCAAATTTCTGCAACGAAGTCACGACGAACTAGCTGAGATGCTGTAG
- the LOC6499715 gene encoding sialin: MSCKSWTLPRMSQSGPSTHSLLNSVRLTYALCAFLNCFLHAAMRNMLGMIILKMVKPRPEDHLETASQVAQQLGEYNVTTTGRCGDYRLGPNPIVQVPQTGDLHWTRNQELTFPGIYYYGYVVSLFLAGHLADRYSSKRILILSLALTALVYILLPLMAHYSFEAAAANLVICGILAGGGNPAMYKLFVIWAHPTERTSLIAFAYSGILIGSLMIFPLAGFLSEFFWELPFYVLGSVSLIFGIICFWLIYDNLDQHPRISKTELDYLQQGVVVQTNPTAKVPWKKLLSSLPVYSFIMTHVFHNYTFLVLAILMPRLMREAMEFDLRHVGVFSSIPFLGACCSKAVCILGGGYLERRMGSQQNWIRRLLYVISCIVTISCTIVIIMSDCGNKMLVLFMFSLLMCFSDMGFGIYWPTLLYFGPSFAGLISGVANGLAHLSGFLAPQLVASLVHTGSKPEWNMVLLSLVAFNIMALLVFGLCSSTNLQPWDPRSNKAPTRNREAKENNS, translated from the exons ATGTCATGCAAATCGTGGACCCTGCCGCGCATGTCGCAATCGGGTCCATCCACCCACAGTCTCCTGAATTCAGTGCGCCTCACTTATGCCTTATGCGCTTTTTTGAATTGTTTTCTTCACGCCGCCATGAGAAACATGCTCGGCATGATTATACTGAAAATGGTCAAGCCCCGCCCAGAGGATCACCTGGAGACTGCATCCCAGGTGGCCCAACAGCTGGGGGAGTACAATGTTACCACTACGGGACGCTGTGGGGACTATCGACTCGGCCCCAACCCAATAGTCCAAGTGCCCCAG ACAGGTGATTTGCATTGGACCCGTAACCAGGAGTTAACATTTCCCGGAATTTATTATTATGGCTATGTGGTTTCCTTATTTCTTGCCGGTCATTTAGCTGATCGATACAGCAGCAAGAGGATTTTAATCCTATCTCTTGCCCTGACAGCCCTGGTCTATATCCTGTTACCATTAATGGCTCATTACAGCTTCGAAGCGGCAGCGGCCAATCTGGTAATCTGTGGAATACTGGCG GGCGGCGGAAATCCAGCTATGTATAAGCTCTTCGTTATTTGGGCGCATCCCACGGAAAGGACCTCTTTGATTGCGTTTGCCTACAGCGGGATTCTTATAGGATCTCTGATGATATTTCCCCTGGCTGGTTTCCTAAGCGAATTTTTCTGGGAGCTCCCGTTCTACGTACTGGGCTCCGTGTCATTgatttttggaataatttgCTTCTGGCTCATATACGACAATTTGGACCAACATCCTCGTATATCAAAGACGGAATTGGACTACTTACAACAAGGAGTTGTGGTGCAAACCAATCCG aCGGCTAAGGTTCCTTGGAAAAAATTGCTGAGCTCCCTTCCGGTATACTCCTTCATTATGACCCATGTATTTCATAATTACACATTCTTGGTGCTTGCAATTTTAATGCCACGATTAATGCGTGAGGCCATGGAATTTGATTTGAGGCATGTGGGTGTTTTCTCATCTATTCCGTTCTTGGGCGCATGCTGCTCCAAGGCAGTGTGCATCCTTGGCGGAGGCTACCTAGAGCGACGCATGGGATCTCAGCAAAACTGGATACGTCGGCTTCTTTATGTGATCA GCTGCATTGTGACAATATCCTGCACAATCGTCATCATCATGTCTGATTGTGGAAACAAAATGTTGGTTCTGTTTATGTTTTCCCTACTCATGTGCTTCTCGGATATGGGATTCGGCATCTACTGGCCCACCTTGCTTTACTTTGGGCCCTCCTTTGCGGGTTTAATTTCGGGAGTGGCCAATGGATTGGCGCATCTATCCGGATTTTTGGCGCCACAACTTGTTGCCTCCCTCGTGCATACC GGTAGTAAACCCGAATGGAATATGGTTCTGTTGAGTTTGGTTGCCTTTAACATCATGGCCTTGCTGGTATTTGGATTGTGCAGCAGTACCAACTTACAACCATGGGATCCAAGAAGCAATAAGGCGCCAACTAGAAACAGAGAAGCCAAAGAGAATAATAGTTag